Proteins co-encoded in one Bremerella sp. TYQ1 genomic window:
- a CDS encoding WD40 repeat domain-containing protein, with translation MSRMIRTLVVAVVVSLTAVDLVFAQLSDSPWLNSSDISIPAGEKAQITVGPFGCPVVVVDREAWHIKSKKVVQTIPGDTEIGEYRCLSGNGMYFAAYEGTHWDKGSSINVWNLVTGELISRVPGKQSSYYPVMKIMYNRYLLAAPNTGQSLLIWDIQESKKVRDVLCRTENIEEGQLTVSPDGKFLALVEGDKVSVLNLADGRYVGNLAAPLRDPSSTYNYTLGASGVEDLEFSPDGQEMAAIYNTYGRQRLVVWNGRGQIIYDISMFIPWGRLNEYSLSWLPDKKGWIVDGNVIHRDSKKTTVQFKRPRYDTDEIGVLDQYFVIGRFGEDAESITMIGIPWEEVDRSFEAMESVENAILGPGVKVSLMVYMRGQTGETINKARAAIGDAIVARLKADKMLFAPDQEVYLRFNCEPASLEHSYGVAKLDLFIKGSDEPIWSHEFTSGSSRSFLQGLDGGTIADGATESLAREIALIQIPYFIPRTAEHLPLPLVIQ, from the coding sequence ATGTCTCGAATGATTCGAACTCTTGTGGTGGCCGTGGTCGTTTCGCTGACCGCCGTCGATCTTGTTTTTGCTCAGCTGAGTGATTCGCCTTGGCTGAATTCGTCGGATATATCGATCCCGGCTGGGGAAAAAGCCCAGATCACTGTCGGCCCCTTCGGCTGCCCTGTGGTGGTCGTCGATCGCGAGGCGTGGCACATCAAGTCGAAGAAGGTCGTCCAAACCATCCCTGGCGATACCGAGATCGGCGAGTATCGCTGTTTGAGTGGCAACGGAATGTACTTCGCCGCCTACGAAGGAACCCACTGGGACAAGGGCAGCAGTATTAACGTCTGGAACCTGGTCACCGGGGAACTTATTTCGCGGGTACCTGGCAAGCAAAGCAGCTACTACCCAGTGATGAAGATCATGTACAACCGCTATCTGCTGGCGGCCCCCAACACCGGACAATCGCTGTTGATCTGGGATATCCAAGAGAGCAAAAAGGTGCGCGACGTACTTTGCCGTACCGAAAACATTGAAGAAGGCCAGCTGACCGTTTCGCCCGATGGCAAGTTCCTGGCATTGGTCGAAGGGGACAAAGTTTCTGTACTGAACTTGGCCGATGGACGCTATGTCGGCAACCTGGCCGCTCCGCTACGTGACCCTAGCAGCACTTACAACTACACGCTGGGCGCCAGTGGCGTGGAAGACCTCGAGTTTTCGCCGGACGGTCAAGAGATGGCGGCGATCTACAACACCTACGGTAGGCAGCGCTTGGTGGTCTGGAATGGTCGCGGCCAGATCATATACGACATCAGCATGTTCATTCCATGGGGACGTTTAAACGAATACAGTCTTTCGTGGTTGCCAGACAAGAAGGGCTGGATCGTCGATGGAAATGTGATTCATCGCGACTCGAAGAAGACGACGGTTCAGTTCAAGCGACCCCGCTACGATACGGACGAAATTGGCGTGCTGGATCAATACTTTGTGATCGGTCGCTTCGGGGAAGATGCCGAGTCGATCACGATGATCGGGATTCCTTGGGAAGAAGTCGACCGTTCGTTCGAGGCGATGGAATCGGTCGAGAATGCGATCCTTGGCCCCGGCGTGAAGGTCTCGTTGATGGTTTACATGCGTGGCCAGACTGGCGAAACGATCAACAAGGCCCGAGCCGCGATCGGCGATGCGATTGTGGCTCGCCTGAAAGCGGACAAGATGTTGTTCGCGCCAGACCAGGAGGTCTACCTCCGCTTCAACTGCGAACCAGCGTCGCTCGAACATTCTTACGGCGTCGCAAAGCTCGACTTATTCATCAAGGGCTCCGACGAACCGATTTGGTCGCACGAGTTTACCAGTGGCAGTTCGCGTAGCTTCCTGCAAGGACTCGACGGAGGCACCATCGCCGACGGAGCGACCGAATCGCTTGCTCGCGAGATCGCCCTGATCCAGATCCCTTACTTCATTCCCCGCACGGCGGAACATTTACCGCTGCCGCTGGTGATTCAGTAG